TCTAtaattcttttgatttcatagcCCTACATATAGCTAGTCATTCATGCATGATTAATAGAccaattaatatattaatttaagcCATAATTTGGATGAATTAATCTTGTTAAGCCATTATTATCAAATCTACGGCCATACTTGAACTCACCATGATCTAGCATTTGACCAAAAGATTGCATTAGACTATGGGTATATTTTGGAATTTAAGGTAatgataaaaatgaaaaaccacaaaagaaacaagaaaaaaattattatattatttagaGAATTTAATCCAAGACAACAAACACATAAATAActtcatacaaattaaaattttaaagcatatttatcctatgtttggagagacaTTGGATTTGAACTTGTATTAGATTTGGATAGGATGTAgtgtaaaattgtattgaaaattATCTAAATCCACCCAAATTCAAATGTAAGGTCCAAAATCTATACTTTCAAACACTACCTTATATAATAATACCCAAATTCAAATGTAAGGTCCAAAATCCATACTTCCAAACACTATCTTATATAATAATTTATCATATAATACTCTGCTAATGTACGTGAGCGACAATACCATAGAAGCAATTTGACCATCAAGATCACACCTAATTTTTAGCAAACCCCTGTTAGGATGAGGCGTAACTATaaatttttttcatctttttaacCTTTTCCAATGTTATTACTTTAATCACTTGCGCTAGGCATGTAAATTTAGCATCAATAATGTATATGCACATCTTCCTTATCAAATCACATCACTATAGATTAGCTTTGCTTCATATATATCAGAAAAGACTCCACTTTGAACTAACCAAAACCAAAGCACGCAACACTGTCTCACCACTTTTATTTCCACtctgtgtgcgcgcgcgcgtgagagagagagagagagagagagagagagagagagagagagagagagatttcctcatctatatatatatcaatctaTCATCATGATTGGAGATGACAATAATGGAAGAAGGGGAggaattaatatatatatatatatatatataaagtagtGGAGTGCATTGATATTCTTTTGCTGTGGATCACGGGATCACCCCTAACTTTTCCTTATAGATCGATCCTTGGAATCAACTCAAAGACCTTGGAGACACATAGTCaattattttgtaaaaagaaaaggcaggcttttttttcttaaaaaaaaaagagattaaaATCATCAACCTAGTACCTAGGTGCACTAAGTACATGGGTCTATGCACGAGTATCATATATTCTAATCCTTCCAGGGCTCTGCCTTTAACGAAAAAAGGTAAAAAGATACATAGAGAACAAAAAAATCTCATTAGCTAGCTAGGGAGGATTTTAAGTTTTAgtaacattaattaattaatataactAATTAACAGCTCGAAATTGCTTTGAAGCTAGCTAGCTGAGTTGAATTAAGCTGCGAGCTGGGGTGGTCTAATTGATCGTCTGACTGGTTCAACCCAGGGGACTGTTTCTGTGATAGATCATCAGATGGGTTGTAAGAATACCAGGCAGACCAAAACTGATAGTTTAAGAAGTTGATGAGGCTAAGGCCAGCCAGCAGCCAATAGAAGAGATCCAGCCTATCTTTGTTAAGGTCATTCTCACTGAGCCACCCCCCTCCTGAAGAAGAAGCAGTTGCTGTAATTTTGTTCACTAGAGATACCAAGAGGCTGCTGAGATAAAACCCAAATGAGTATGAGCAATATGTCATGGCAATCAAAAAGGATTGCATCCCTTCCAAAGACTGTCGGTAGAAGAATTCAATAAGCCCCACCGCGGTGAACATCTCAGACAGGCCAAAAACCAAAAACTGTGGGGCAATCCAAAAGATGGACAGTGTTTGGTGCCAAGCATCCACAGCCATGTTTCTTCTCTTTTTCTCCACCAGTGCAGCTGAAACCATGGACAATGTGGCGATGAAGAGCCCAATGCCAATTCTCATTAGAGGCGAAATCCCAGAGGTGCTTCCCGTGAGCTTTCGCGCAAACGGGACGAAGGCAGTTTCGTAAAGGGGGACTAAGAAGATGAGCATTATGTAAGGTATGGATTGGAGAGAAGCCGGAGGAATTTTGAAGCCCTTTGTGATGTGGGTGTTCATGCAACTTCCTTGCTGGACCGAGAATGTTTGCAACTGAGCTAAGATGGTGTTGGACATGATGGTGCAGGCAAATATGGGAACAACTGAGATGAGTATCTTAACTTGCTCAACTTGAGTCACACTGCATAGTCTCCATGGGCTTTCTTCCAATGTCTGATTAGTTCCATCTCGAATTTTGATGCAGGCCTTGTCAAGGAATCTGTAATTCAATTACATTAATCATTCATTAGAAATATTGAATATTAATTGTCCTAATCTTACTAAAAGCAGGCATTACCTACATCCACAGTTAATCTTAATTAATTGTAGGTATTGAAAATTTCAGTGCTATTGATGTTTACAAAGATGGTATTAAAAAATCAAGAGGATCTCTGGCTAGGGGcctgggaaaaaaaaaactcatcaGTGCAGTAATAATTAATGCCATGGCCCCTAAAGATTTTACTTTTAGCAAAGACTTGGATATGCCATGATTA
The sequence above is a segment of the Malania oleifera isolate guangnan ecotype guangnan chromosome 8, ASM2987363v1, whole genome shotgun sequence genome. Coding sequences within it:
- the LOC131161752 gene encoding protein NRT1/ PTR FAMILY 4.3-like: MGETEECSRMLLGVDCDWIGRPCNPSKHGGLTPAIFILGLQAFEIMAIGAVGNNLITYVFEEMHFPLSKSANIVTNFVGTVFLLSLLGGFLSDSYLGSFWTMLIFGFVELSGLMLLSVQAHLPQLRPPPCKMLEKQHYYCEEAKGYSAVVFFVALYLVALGSGCLKPNIISHGAHQFRKLYSDHDSNINLHYSNNYKLSTYFNAAYFAFCMGELVALTVLVWVQTHSGMSIGFGVSAAAMAMGLLCFISGTTLYRNKPPRGSIFTPIAQVLAAAIAKRKHICHSNSEMFRGGHNNMSQCSTGNLLLTKKFRFLDKACIKIRDGTNQTLEESPWRLCSVTQVEQVKILISVVPIFACTIMSNTILAQLQTFSVQQGSCMNTHITKGFKIPPASLQSIPYIMLIFLVPLYETAFVPFARKLTGSTSGISPLMRIGIGLFIATLSMVSAALVEKKRRNMAVDAWHQTLSIFWIAPQFLVFGLSEMFTAVGLIEFFYRQSLEGMQSFLIAMTYCSYSFGFYLSSLLVSLVNKITATASSSGGGWLSENDLNKDRLDLFYWLLAGLSLINFLNYQFWSAWYSYNPSDDLSQKQSPGLNQSDDQLDHPSSQLNSTQLASFKAISSC